A window of the Janthinobacterium agaricidamnosum NBRC 102515 = DSM 9628 genome harbors these coding sequences:
- the astB gene encoding N-succinylarginine dihydrolase encodes MTAREFNFDGLVGPSHNYAGLSFGNVASFSNVKSASNPKQAALQGLAKMRALAARGFAQALLPPQDRPNFRLLRSLGFSGSDADVLASAYRESPVILACAYSASPMWTANAATVSPSADTADGKVHFTAANLNNKLHRAFEHGQSVRSLRAIFGDERYFAVHDALPSTPAFGDEGAANHTRLCAAHGAAAVEMFVYGRVEFDPSAPSPKRYPARQTLEASQAVARLHGLHPKRTVYLQQNPDVIDQGVFHNDVIAVGNGNVLFYHEQAFAEEGESLSVLRRSLAASGAQLHALRVETGQVPIADAVSSYLFNSQLLSKPDGKMALVIPQECQENRAVARYLDGLVASGGPVDELIHFDLRQSMRNGGGPACLRLRVALTDAEAGAMHQGVLMTEALYQRLVAWVEKHYRDRLEPGDLADPALALEVHAALEELTIILNMTGLYEF; translated from the coding sequence ATGACGGCGCGCGAATTCAACTTCGACGGCCTGGTCGGCCCATCGCATAATTACGCCGGCCTGTCGTTCGGCAACGTGGCCTCGTTCAGCAACGTCAAGAGCGCGTCGAACCCGAAGCAGGCGGCCTTGCAGGGCCTGGCGAAAATGCGCGCGCTGGCCGCGCGCGGTTTTGCCCAGGCGCTGCTGCCGCCGCAAGACCGGCCGAATTTCCGTTTGCTGCGCAGCCTGGGTTTTTCCGGCAGCGACGCCGACGTGCTGGCCAGCGCCTACCGCGAATCGCCGGTGATCCTGGCGTGCGCCTATTCGGCGTCGCCGATGTGGACCGCCAACGCCGCCACGGTCAGCCCGTCGGCCGATACCGCGGACGGCAAGGTGCATTTCACCGCCGCCAACCTGAACAACAAGCTGCACCGCGCGTTCGAGCATGGCCAGTCGGTGCGCAGCCTGCGCGCGATCTTCGGCGATGAACGTTATTTCGCGGTCCACGACGCGCTGCCGTCGACGCCGGCGTTCGGCGACGAGGGCGCGGCCAACCACACCCGCTTGTGCGCCGCACATGGCGCGGCGGCGGTCGAGATGTTCGTCTACGGCCGGGTCGAATTCGATCCGTCGGCGCCGTCGCCGAAACGCTACCCGGCGCGCCAGACGCTGGAAGCGTCGCAGGCGGTGGCGCGGCTGCATGGCTTGCACCCGAAGCGCACCGTCTACCTGCAGCAAAACCCGGACGTGATCGACCAGGGCGTATTTCATAACGACGTGATCGCGGTCGGCAACGGCAATGTGCTGTTTTATCACGAGCAGGCATTTGCCGAAGAGGGCGAAAGCCTGTCCGTATTGCGGCGCAGCCTGGCGGCCAGCGGCGCCCAATTGCACGCCTTGCGGGTCGAGACCGGCCAGGTGCCGATCGCCGACGCGGTCAGCAGCTATCTGTTCAACAGCCAGTTGCTGTCCAAGCCGGACGGCAAGATGGCGTTGGTGATTCCGCAGGAATGCCAGGAAAACCGCGCCGTCGCGCGCTATCTCGACGGCTTGGTGGCCAGCGGCGGCCCGGTCGACGAATTGATCCATTTCGACCTGCGCCAGAGCATGCGCAATGGCGGCGGCCCGGCCTGTCTGCGGCTGCGCGTGGCGCTGACCGATGCCGAGGCGGGCGCGATGCACCAGGGCGTGCTGATGACCGAAGCGCTGTACCAGCGGCTGGTGGCCTGGGTCGAAAAACATTACCGCGACCGGCTGGAGCCGGGCGACCTGGCCGATCCGGCGCTGGCGCTGGAAGTGCACGCGGCGCTTGAAGAATTGACGATCATCCTCAACATGACTGGATTGTACGAATTTTAG